In one Prosthecochloris aestuarii DSM 271 genomic region, the following are encoded:
- the mscL gene encoding large-conductance mechanosensitive channel protein MscL — translation MGFIQEFKDFAMRGNVVDLAVGIIIGGAFGKVVTALVDGVLMPPIGLLIGGVNFDQLAFELRAATAESAAVSLNYGAFLQTIVDFVIIAFSIFVVIKALNSLKRKSEEAPKAPPVPSKEEVLLGEIRDLLKERG, via the coding sequence ATGGGATTTATTCAGGAGTTTAAGGACTTCGCGATGCGGGGAAATGTTGTTGATCTGGCTGTTGGTATCATTATCGGCGGAGCATTCGGAAAGGTTGTGACGGCACTTGTGGATGGCGTTCTTATGCCTCCGATCGGTTTATTGATAGGGGGGGTGAATTTTGATCAGCTTGCGTTCGAATTGAGGGCTGCCACAGCAGAGAGTGCGGCGGTGAGTCTCAACTACGGTGCATTTTTGCAAACGATCGTTGATTTTGTCATCATAGCCTTTTCAATATTTGTTGTTATCAAGGCGTTGAATTCACTGAAACGAAAGAGTGAGGAAGCTCCCAAAGCTCCTCCGGTACCGTCGAAAGAAGAGGTGTTGCTCGGTGAGATTCGCGATCTGTTGAAAGAGAGAGGTTAG
- the nifH gene encoding nitrogenase iron protein gives MRKIAIYGKGGIGKSTTTQNTVAGLAEMGNKVMVVGCDPKADSTRLLLGGLTQKTVLDTLREEGEDVELEDIIKEGYGASRCTESGGPEPGVGCAGRGIITSVNLLEQLGAYDDEWGLDYVFYDVLGDVVCGGFAMPIRDGKAQEIYIVVSGEMMAMYAANNICKGILKYADAGGVRLGGLICNSRKVDNEREMIEELARQLGTQMIHFVPRDNMVQRAEINRKTVIDFDPSHNQADEYRALATKIDQNEMFVIPKPLEIEELEKLLIDFGIAN, from the coding sequence ATGAGAAAGATTGCGATTTATGGTAAAGGCGGTATCGGCAAATCCACCACAACACAGAATACTGTTGCAGGTCTGGCCGAAATGGGAAACAAAGTCATGGTTGTCGGTTGCGACCCGAAAGCTGACTCGACAAGGCTCCTGCTTGGTGGCCTGACTCAGAAAACTGTCCTCGATACCTTGCGCGAGGAAGGAGAAGATGTTGAACTCGAAGATATCATCAAAGAGGGATACGGTGCTTCGCGCTGCACCGAGTCTGGTGGTCCTGAGCCTGGCGTAGGTTGTGCCGGCAGAGGTATCATCACATCGGTAAACCTGCTTGAGCAGCTTGGTGCCTACGATGACGAGTGGGGCCTTGATTATGTCTTCTACGATGTGCTTGGTGACGTTGTGTGCGGTGGCTTCGCAATGCCCATTCGCGACGGGAAGGCTCAGGAGATCTACATCGTCGTATCAGGTGAAATGATGGCCATGTATGCTGCCAACAACATCTGTAAAGGTATCCTCAAATACGCAGATGCTGGTGGTGTTCGTCTCGGTGGTCTTATCTGCAACAGCCGTAAGGTTGACAACGAAAGAGAGATGATCGAAGAACTTGCCCGTCAGCTCGGCACCCAGATGATTCACTTCGTGCCTCGCGACAACATGGTCCAGCGCGCAGAAATCAACCGTAAAACCGTGATCGACTTCGATCCGTCACACAACCAGGCCGACGAGTACAGAGCGCTTGCAACGAAAATCGACCAGAACGAAATGTTCGTCATCCCGAAGCCGCTTGAAATCGAAGAGCTCGAAAAACTCTTGATTGATTTTGGTATCGCTAACTAA
- a CDS encoding P-II family nitrogen regulator gives MLMIRAIVRPAKAQDVMQGLLDAGYPAVTKIPVVGRGKQRGLKVGDVVYDELPKEMLVVVVPDADKDFVLDAITLNAKSAGDGKFGDGKIFVSKVEEVYTISSGLKEEEPAMAESKEA, from the coding sequence ATGTTAATGATCAGAGCAATTGTTCGCCCGGCTAAAGCACAGGATGTCATGCAGGGACTACTTGACGCAGGTTACCCGGCAGTCACAAAAATCCCGGTCGTAGGACGCGGTAAACAGCGCGGCCTGAAAGTCGGCGATGTTGTTTACGATGAGCTTCCAAAAGAAATGCTGGTTGTCGTTGTTCCTGATGCTGACAAGGATTTCGTCCTCGATGCCATCACACTCAACGCAAAGTCAGCTGGAGACGGAAAGTTTGGTGATGGAAAAATCTTCGTCTCAAAGGTTGAAGAAGTCTATACCATCAGCTCAGGCCTGAAAGAAGAAGAACCTGCTATGGCAGAGTCAAAGGAGGCGTAA
- a CDS encoding P-II family nitrogen regulator, with amino-acid sequence MKEIIAVIRIKKMNETKQALIDAGISSFTSLGRVQGRGKGQVHFDILQGAEEGHPEAIEQLGNAPRLVAKRLVAIVVPDDMAQTAIDTIIRTNQTGKPGDGKIFVTPITDTVRVRTGETGDLALV; translated from the coding sequence ATGAAAGAGATTATCGCAGTAATCAGGATTAAAAAAATGAATGAGACCAAACAGGCGCTGATCGATGCAGGGATCTCATCATTCACCTCCCTGGGAAGGGTTCAGGGCAGAGGCAAAGGGCAGGTACATTTCGATATCCTGCAGGGCGCCGAAGAGGGCCACCCGGAAGCCATCGAGCAGCTCGGCAACGCACCAAGACTGGTAGCAAAAAGGCTTGTTGCGATTGTAGTCCCTGATGACATGGCCCAGACAGCCATCGACACCATCATCAGGACGAACCAGACCGGCAAGCCGGGTGACGGGAAGATCTTCGTGACACCGATTACCGATACCGTCAGGGTCCGTACTGGTGAAACAGGTGATCTTGCGCTCGTTTGA
- the nifD gene encoding nitrogenase molybdenum-iron protein alpha chain: MESRNKYPDPSTIKEELLKKYPPKVAKKRAKAIVINDPEEIPQVQANTRTIPGIITQRGCSYAGCKGVVLGPTRDIVNLVHGPIGCSFYAWLTRRNQTRPDSPEGENYMTYCFSTDMQEEHVVFGGEKKLKQAIQEAYDLFHPKAIGIFSTCPVGLIGDDVHAVSKEMREKLGDCNIFGFSCEGYKGVSQSAGHHIANNQVFKHVVGLDDTDNGGKFKINMLGEYNIGGDAFEIERLLDKCGITLVASFSGNSTINQFENSHTADLNVIMCHRSINYMAEMMETKYGIPWMKVNFIGAESSAKSLRRIARYFEDDELMARVEEVIAEEMPAVDAIISDIYPRTKGKLAMLFVGGSRAHHYQELFAELGMETLSAGYEFGHRDDYEGRKVIPNIKIDADTKNIEELKVTADPDKFKPRRTEEELAKLKAEGLDIREYEGMMPDMKSGSLVIDDISHYESEKLIELYKPDIFCAGIKEKYVVQKMGVPLKQLHSYDYGGPYAGFTGAMNFYKDIDRMVNSRVWKLIQAPWEDVQSELEATYVTQ; this comes from the coding sequence ATGGAGTCCAGGAATAAATATCCAGATCCTTCCACGATTAAGGAGGAGCTGTTAAAAAAATATCCACCCAAAGTCGCCAAAAAAAGGGCTAAAGCGATCGTCATCAACGATCCGGAAGAGATTCCTCAGGTACAGGCCAACACCCGTACCATCCCTGGCATCATCACTCAGCGAGGCTGTTCCTATGCCGGGTGTAAAGGGGTTGTGCTCGGCCCTACCAGAGACATCGTCAATCTGGTTCATGGACCGATCGGTTGCAGTTTTTACGCATGGCTGACACGCCGTAACCAGACCCGTCCCGATAGTCCTGAAGGCGAAAACTACATGACCTACTGCTTCTCAACCGATATGCAGGAAGAACATGTGGTATTTGGTGGAGAGAAAAAGCTCAAACAGGCAATTCAGGAGGCATACGATCTCTTCCATCCAAAAGCGATCGGTATCTTCTCAACCTGCCCTGTCGGCCTGATCGGTGATGATGTACACGCCGTTTCGAAAGAGATGCGTGAGAAACTGGGGGACTGCAACATTTTCGGCTTCAGCTGCGAAGGCTACAAAGGGGTCAGCCAGTCCGCCGGACACCATATCGCCAACAACCAGGTCTTCAAACATGTTGTCGGCCTTGACGATACCGATAACGGTGGGAAGTTCAAGATCAACATGCTGGGCGAATACAACATCGGCGGCGATGCTTTTGAAATTGAACGCCTCCTTGACAAATGCGGCATTACACTGGTAGCGAGCTTCAGCGGCAACTCAACGATTAACCAGTTCGAAAACTCGCACACAGCTGATCTGAACGTGATCATGTGTCACCGTTCGATCAACTATATGGCAGAGATGATGGAAACCAAATATGGCATCCCATGGATGAAAGTCAATTTCATCGGTGCCGAATCTTCAGCCAAATCGCTGCGCAGAATTGCCCGCTACTTCGAGGACGATGAGCTTATGGCAAGAGTCGAAGAGGTTATTGCAGAAGAGATGCCGGCAGTAGACGCTATCATCAGCGATATCTACCCGAGAACCAAAGGCAAGCTCGCCATGCTCTTTGTCGGCGGCTCCAGGGCACACCACTACCAGGAACTCTTCGCGGAACTCGGTATGGAAACGCTCTCTGCCGGTTATGAATTCGGCCATCGCGATGACTATGAAGGCCGAAAAGTGATCCCGAACATCAAGATCGATGCGGACACCAAGAACATCGAAGAGCTGAAAGTCACTGCCGATCCGGACAAATTCAAACCAAGAAGAACCGAAGAAGAACTGGCGAAACTGAAAGCCGAAGGGCTCGACATAAGAGAGTACGAAGGTATGATGCCGGACATGAAAAGCGGCTCGCTTGTGATTGACGATATCAGCCACTACGAAAGTGAAAAGCTGATCGAACTCTACAAGCCGGATATCTTCTGTGCAGGTATCAAAGAAAAATATGTTGTCCAGAAAATGGGTGTCCCGCTCAAACAGCTTCACAGCTACGATTACGGCGGTCCCTACGCAGGTTTTACCGGGGCGATGAACTTTTATAAAGATATCGACCGCATGGTTAACAGCCGCGTCTGGAAACTGATCCAGGCCCCTTGGGAAGACGTTCAGAGTGAGCTGGAAGCAACCTACGTGACACAGTAA
- the nifK gene encoding nitrogenase molybdenum-iron protein subunit beta, with translation MLLRHTKTEVMEREALTINPAKTCQPIGAMYAALGIHGCLPHSHGSQGCCSYHRSTLTRHYKEPVMAATSSFTEGASVFGGQANLVSAIDNIFTVYEPDVIAVHSTCLSETIGDDLKQISTKAKDDGKVPEGKYVIHAATPSFVGSHVTGYANMVQAMAEQFAESTGNKLDQINIVAGWMEPADMREIKRLAKEIGVKIQLFPDTSDVLDAPQIGKHVFYPKGGISIPDLKSTGDSKYSIGLGCFSGEPGAIALEKTCKVPFQTEDLPIGLRATDRFLTALAKAAGVKIPDSITDERGRLVDVMTDMEQYFDGKKVALFGDPDQLIPLTEFLVDLNMKPVHIVSGTPGKRFEQRMQAILSETVPDANIKNGPQADMYLLHQWIKNEPVDLLIGNTYGKYIARDEDIPFVRFGFPILDRIGHSYFPSAGYMGGLRLAEKILGVLMDRQDRDAPEESFELVM, from the coding sequence ATGCTATTACGACACACAAAAACTGAGGTGATGGAGCGCGAAGCGCTGACCATCAACCCCGCAAAAACATGCCAGCCGATCGGCGCTATGTATGCCGCTCTCGGCATACACGGCTGCCTTCCTCACAGTCACGGCTCACAGGGCTGCTGCTCCTATCATCGCAGCACCCTGACCCGTCACTATAAAGAACCGGTCATGGCAGCAACAAGTTCGTTTACCGAAGGCGCCTCGGTCTTCGGCGGACAGGCAAACCTGGTATCGGCTATCGATAACATCTTTACGGTCTACGAACCGGATGTCATCGCCGTCCACTCGACCTGTCTCTCCGAAACCATCGGTGACGACCTGAAGCAGATCTCCACCAAGGCAAAAGATGATGGCAAAGTACCGGAAGGCAAGTATGTGATACATGCCGCGACCCCGAGTTTCGTTGGTTCGCATGTTACCGGCTACGCAAACATGGTCCAGGCTATGGCTGAGCAATTTGCTGAATCAACCGGCAACAAACTCGATCAGATCAATATCGTGGCCGGATGGATGGAACCTGCCGACATGCGTGAGATCAAAAGGCTTGCCAAAGAAATCGGCGTCAAAATTCAGCTCTTTCCCGACACATCTGATGTCCTCGATGCGCCTCAGATCGGCAAACACGTCTTTTATCCGAAAGGCGGCATCAGCATTCCTGATCTGAAAAGCACCGGCGACAGCAAGTACTCGATCGGTCTGGGCTGCTTCTCCGGAGAACCGGGAGCAATCGCTCTTGAGAAAACATGCAAGGTACCGTTCCAGACGGAAGATCTCCCGATCGGACTGCGCGCAACCGACCGTTTCCTGACCGCGCTTGCCAAAGCTGCAGGCGTGAAAATTCCTGATTCGATTACTGATGAACGAGGCCGTCTGGTTGATGTCATGACCGATATGGAACAGTATTTCGATGGCAAAAAAGTCGCGCTCTTCGGTGATCCGGATCAGCTTATCCCGCTCACAGAGTTCCTGGTCGATCTGAACATGAAACCGGTTCACATCGTCAGTGGCACCCCTGGGAAACGCTTCGAACAGCGCATGCAAGCCATCCTGTCGGAAACCGTGCCTGATGCAAACATCAAAAACGGACCGCAGGCGGATATGTACCTGCTGCATCAGTGGATCAAGAACGAGCCGGTCGACCTGCTCATCGGCAACACCTATGGCAAATATATCGCTCGTGACGAAGATATTCCCTTTGTACGCTTCGGCTTCCCGATCCTGGATCGTATCGGCCACAGTTACTTCCCGAGCGCTGGCTACATGGGCGGACTGAGACTGGCAGAAAAGATCCTTGGTGTCCTCATGGACCGTCAGGATCGCGATGCGCCTGAAGAATCGTTCGAACTTGTGATGTAA
- the nifE gene encoding nitrogenase iron-molybdenum cofactor biosynthesis protein NifE: MEKIGILEGREKQVYEKKGDSAAIDIKCETTSLSGSVSQRACVFCGSRVVLYPVADALHVVHGPIGCAAYTWDIRGAVSSGPELHRLSFSTDLKEMDVIYGGEKKLHQSLTELIAQYQPKAAFIYSTCIIGLIGDDIDAVCKKVSQETGIPVLPVHSEGFKGTKKDGYKAACDSLMKLVGTGSTEGIGKYSINILGEFNLAGEAWIIKKYYEEMGIEVVATMTGDGRVDDIRRSHGASLNIVQCSGSMVKLAKMMEEKYGIPYLRVSYFGIEDMSMALYDVAKHFSDNPAILDAAKKLVNREVSELYPRLQHFRQALEGKKAAIYVGGAFKAFSLIKALNSVGMSVVLAGSQTGNKDDYEGLKEMCEEGTVIVDDSNPVELSKFVLEKEADLLIGGVKERPIAYKLGIGFCDHNHERKIPLAGFVGMYNFILEVYNSVMSPVWQFAPRKGGLS, encoded by the coding sequence ATGGAAAAGATCGGAATACTCGAAGGAAGAGAAAAACAGGTCTACGAAAAAAAAGGTGACTCAGCTGCGATTGACATCAAATGCGAAACCACCAGCCTTTCCGGATCTGTCAGTCAGAGAGCCTGCGTTTTCTGCGGCTCGCGTGTTGTCCTCTATCCTGTTGCCGATGCCCTTCATGTAGTTCATGGTCCTATCGGATGTGCCGCGTATACGTGGGACATCCGGGGGGCCGTGTCTTCCGGCCCGGAACTGCACAGGTTGAGCTTCTCGACCGACCTGAAAGAGATGGACGTTATCTATGGCGGAGAAAAGAAATTACACCAATCACTCACTGAACTTATCGCACAGTATCAACCGAAAGCAGCGTTTATTTACTCGACCTGCATCATCGGACTTATAGGCGACGATATTGACGCGGTATGTAAAAAAGTTTCACAGGAAACCGGCATTCCTGTTCTTCCCGTTCACTCTGAAGGGTTCAAAGGCACAAAAAAAGACGGCTATAAAGCCGCCTGTGACTCACTGATGAAGCTCGTCGGCACCGGATCGACAGAAGGTATCGGAAAATACAGCATTAACATTTTAGGAGAATTCAATCTCGCAGGCGAAGCCTGGATCATCAAAAAATACTACGAAGAAATGGGTATTGAGGTCGTTGCCACAATGACAGGCGACGGCAGGGTTGACGATATCCGGCGCTCACACGGAGCATCGCTCAATATCGTCCAGTGCTCGGGATCTATGGTGAAGCTGGCGAAAATGATGGAAGAAAAGTACGGCATCCCCTACCTGAGGGTCTCCTATTTCGGAATAGAAGATATGAGTATGGCGCTCTATGACGTCGCCAAACATTTCAGCGACAACCCGGCGATTCTTGATGCAGCCAAAAAACTTGTCAACCGTGAGGTCAGCGAACTCTATCCGCGTCTGCAGCACTTCCGTCAAGCGCTGGAAGGCAAAAAAGCCGCAATCTATGTCGGTGGAGCATTTAAAGCCTTCTCGCTGATCAAAGCCCTGAATTCCGTAGGAATGAGCGTCGTACTTGCAGGATCACAGACCGGCAACAAAGACGATTATGAGGGACTCAAAGAGATGTGCGAAGAAGGGACCGTTATCGTCGATGACTCCAATCCGGTTGAACTCTCCAAATTCGTACTTGAAAAAGAAGCCGATCTCCTCATAGGCGGCGTTAAGGAACGGCCAATCGCATATAAACTCGGTATCGGATTCTGCGACCACAATCATGAACGCAAAATTCCCCTGGCCGGTTTTGTCGGCATGTACAACTTTATCCTGGAGGTTTACAATTCCGTCATGAGCCCGGTCTGGCAGTTTGCTCCGAGAAAAGGAGGATTATCATGA